One part of the Mariniflexile litorale genome encodes these proteins:
- a CDS encoding metallophosphoesterase — protein sequence MVKLLGVLLLLFSLSSCKAKQEKDIEHVQIAFIADAHFADIYGEFQDHTYKGIKNPLTGEYANIRTMSSQLQSTRIFNENYFAFITALNDIAKRGIKLVALPGDFSDDGQPIHIRGLRRILNEYSIKYGMSFYVTTGNHDAVRPFSQEAKKTDFLGQDGKEQIITSFKITSVLNENALEPIITSDIKNWGYKEMMHEMSDFGFFPKINDLYWETPFSEYKYENYNFDEALKEADLDKRVYPIKNTSLLLPDASYLAEPVKNVWLLAIDANVYVPNENLSGLKDNPNDFSSASVGYNNVLLYKNHLINWVKKVAEEAKRNDKVLIAFSHYPMIDFNDAASADLKQFFGADKMQLHRVPDEAVAKAFANAGIKIHFGGHMHINDTGVRKIDTKHTLFNIQTPSLAAYKPAYKILNILSDFEFEVETVVLNSVENFNSLFPFYEQEYTHLEATKHVKIWNKDILKSVDYKDFTEWHLKELVRLRFLKKDFPTDFLDSFLKLSGKGLLEVNKDSLETNKQLMLNNLLISDFKTWTGFDMIYDFYRLRNADELAVKDIGDNRLKQYRIVCNELEKTNNKSFVLWAKIFQKTLKGAPSNHFKINIKTNSVKRID from the coding sequence ATGGTTAAACTGTTAGGAGTTTTATTACTATTGTTTTCTTTAAGCTCTTGTAAAGCCAAACAGGAAAAAGATATAGAGCATGTTCAGATAGCCTTTATTGCCGATGCTCATTTTGCAGATATTTATGGAGAATTTCAAGATCATACTTATAAAGGAATTAAAAACCCTTTAACAGGGGAGTATGCAAATATCAGAACAATGAGTTCGCAATTACAGTCTACAAGAATTTTTAATGAAAATTACTTTGCCTTTATAACAGCATTAAATGATATAGCAAAAAGAGGCATAAAATTAGTTGCACTTCCAGGTGATTTTAGTGATGATGGACAACCTATACATATTAGAGGGCTAAGACGCATACTTAATGAATATTCAATAAAGTATGGCATGTCTTTTTATGTAACCACAGGAAATCATGATGCTGTAAGACCATTTTCTCAAGAAGCTAAAAAAACAGACTTTTTAGGGCAAGATGGTAAAGAACAAATTATTACCAGTTTTAAAATTACTTCAGTGCTAAACGAAAATGCATTAGAACCTATTATAACTTCCGATATTAAGAATTGGGGTTATAAGGAGATGATGCATGAAATGTCTGATTTTGGTTTTTTTCCTAAAATAAACGATTTGTATTGGGAAACTCCTTTTTCAGAATACAAGTATGAAAATTACAACTTTGATGAAGCTTTAAAAGAAGCTGATTTAGATAAAAGAGTATATCCCATTAAAAATACTAGTTTGTTGCTTCCAGATGCGAGTTACTTGGCAGAACCCGTAAAAAATGTTTGGCTATTAGCGATAGACGCCAATGTATATGTGCCTAATGAAAATTTATCGGGTTTAAAGGACAATCCTAACGATTTTTCTAGTGCAAGTGTGGGCTATAACAATGTGCTGTTGTACAAAAATCATTTAATTAATTGGGTTAAAAAAGTTGCAGAAGAAGCAAAACGAAATGATAAAGTTTTAATAGCCTTTAGTCATTATCCTATGATTGATTTCAATGATGCTGCATCAGCAGATTTAAAACAATTTTTTGGAGCAGATAAAATGCAGTTACACAGAGTTCCAGATGAAGCTGTTGCAAAAGCATTTGCCAATGCCGGTATTAAGATTCATTTTGGAGGTCACATGCATATAAACGATACAGGTGTTAGAAAAATAGACACAAAGCATACATTGTTTAATATTCAAACACCTTCATTGGCAGCCTACAAGCCTGCTTATAAAATACTTAATATTCTTTCTGATTTCGAGTTTGAAGTAGAGACAGTGGTTTTAAATTCAGTTGAAAATTTCAATAGTTTATTCCCTTTTTACGAACAAGAATATACTCATTTAGAAGCAACAAAGCATGTTAAAATTTGGAATAAAGATATTCTTAAATCTGTAGATTATAAAGATTTTACCGAATGGCATTTAAAAGAATTGGTTCGTCTTAGGTTTTTAAAAAAAGATTTTCCTACTGATTTTTTAGACTCTTTTCTAAAACTTTCAGGTAAAGGTTTATTAGAAGTTAATAAAGATAGTTTAGAAACCAATAAACAATTAATGCTTAATAATTTACTTATTTCAGATTTTAAAACATGGACAGGCTTTGATATGATATATGATTTTTACAGATTAAGAAATGCAGATGAATTAGCTGTTAAAGATATTGGGGATAATAGGTTGAAGCAATACAGAATAGTTTGTAATGAGCTAGAGAAAACGAATAATAAAAGTTTTGTGTTGTGGGCAAAAATATTTCAAAAAACACTTAAAGGAGCACCTTCCAATCATTTTAAAATTAATATAAAAACAAATTCAGTTAAACGCATAGACTAA
- a CDS encoding glycosyl hydrolase 115 family protein → MFKIKYHSILLLLIILSNDLSAQNSFSIVSGQEKASILIDKKDAKVVEIAADILARDIHHISNKTIEINTVGKFSIIAGTLGKSKWIDGLVSKQKIDISQVKGKWETYKIEVVENPFKGIEKALVIVGSDRRATAYGLLEVSRMLNVSPWEWWADVTPDKKEELILSIHTKIYGEPSVKYRGVFLNDEDWGLQRWAALNYEPETGDMGPKTYAKVFELLLRLRANTIWPAMHRSTKPFYSYPENKQVADDYAIVIGTSHAEPMLSNINTEWNHETMGEYRYDTNSEVIKNLFKKRVKETAKFENIYTTGMRGEHDSPMIVGEDDTDQQVKLLEKIITDQRAILKQETKKNPNTIPQAFVPYKEVLTYYQNGLNLPEDITLVWTDDNYGYIRQLSTPDEQKRKGGAGVYYHTSYWGRPHDYLWLNSTNPVLMWEEMSKAYEFKSRDLWILNCGDIKPHEYNIELFLDMAWDMKPFEKSVSVKEHMKTWATREFGAHIASETTNLLFENNRLSYIRRPEFMAWSEVEPVTKAGETTLTQYHYGDEVTCKINAYEIIVETAERLYKKVPENRKAAFYQLVYYPVIGASKLSEKWLYFYKNKFVSQQGKLSANFYSEQSENAYNRILKETDYYNKTLAEGKWNHIMTMQPRFLPVFSKPAYAVVGSKEKPTLGIALEGYEMEVNHDIVNSFADVLPVFNSYTDNHYFMDIFLKGEGKVEWKAIPKSDWIKISETEGILTNVNSKQEKRLWVSIDWDKVPTGENKKEAPLGHDFQLIPPSYKVNSAIDFVSADSTVTIGVSVFNPKLKVLEGYKGFIEDKGFVSIHAENPTRNITGKEAKWEIYDGMGYTGKVIAALPRSTSSITDLNLIQKNSPSLEYDFYTFNFGEVDLNLQAVPTHAIHEGRGVRCAVSIDDAEPVLVDFQTFGRSDTWKQNVLKNASVQSVKQIVNKAGKHTLKVWMVDSGVMLDQILIDLGGWKKSYAFPSETKKRN, encoded by the coding sequence ATGTTTAAAATTAAGTATCATAGTATTCTTTTGTTACTCATTATTTTGTCGAATGATTTAAGTGCACAAAACTCATTTTCTATAGTATCAGGACAAGAAAAAGCGAGTATTCTAATCGATAAAAAAGATGCCAAAGTTGTAGAAATAGCGGCCGATATTTTAGCACGCGATATTCATCATATTTCTAATAAAACTATTGAAATAAATACCGTTGGTAAATTTTCTATCATCGCCGGAACACTTGGTAAAAGTAAATGGATTGATGGCTTAGTATCAAAACAGAAAATAGATATTTCTCAAGTAAAAGGGAAATGGGAAACATATAAAATTGAAGTCGTAGAAAACCCATTTAAAGGTATTGAAAAAGCATTGGTTATTGTTGGTTCCGATAGAAGAGCAACCGCCTATGGTTTGTTAGAGGTTTCTAGAATGTTAAATGTTTCGCCTTGGGAATGGTGGGCAGATGTGACGCCAGATAAAAAGGAAGAATTAATACTATCCATACACACAAAAATATATGGCGAACCTTCGGTAAAATATAGAGGTGTGTTTTTAAACGATGAAGATTGGGGCTTACAACGTTGGGCTGCTTTAAATTATGAGCCAGAAACGGGTGATATGGGGCCAAAAACCTACGCAAAAGTATTCGAATTACTATTGCGCTTACGAGCAAACACCATATGGCCTGCGATGCACCGAAGCACAAAACCTTTTTATTCGTATCCAGAAAATAAACAAGTGGCAGATGATTATGCCATTGTTATAGGAACTTCGCATGCTGAACCTATGCTAAGTAACATTAATACAGAATGGAATCATGAAACGATGGGTGAGTATCGTTATGACACCAATTCTGAAGTTATAAAAAACTTATTTAAAAAGCGGGTCAAAGAAACGGCGAAGTTTGAAAATATTTACACCACAGGTATGCGAGGTGAACACGATTCACCAATGATTGTTGGGGAAGATGATACCGATCAACAAGTAAAATTATTAGAAAAAATAATTACAGATCAAAGAGCTATTTTAAAACAGGAAACTAAGAAAAATCCAAATACCATTCCGCAAGCTTTTGTACCTTATAAAGAGGTTTTAACCTATTACCAAAACGGATTGAATTTACCAGAAGATATCACACTTGTTTGGACTGACGATAATTATGGTTACATCCGACAATTAAGCACACCTGATGAACAAAAACGTAAAGGTGGTGCAGGTGTTTATTACCATACATCTTACTGGGGAAGACCGCACGATTATTTATGGCTAAACTCTACAAACCCTGTTTTAATGTGGGAAGAAATGTCTAAAGCTTACGAATTTAAATCTAGAGATTTATGGATTTTGAACTGCGGAGATATCAAACCTCATGAATACAATATAGAATTGTTTTTAGACATGGCTTGGGATATGAAGCCTTTTGAAAAAAGCGTATCTGTAAAGGAACATATGAAAACTTGGGCAACCAGAGAATTTGGAGCTCATATAGCTTCAGAGACAACTAATTTATTATTTGAAAATAACAGGTTGTCGTATATAAGACGTCCAGAATTTATGGCTTGGAGTGAGGTAGAACCTGTTACTAAAGCAGGTGAAACAACGTTGACTCAGTATCATTATGGTGATGAGGTAACATGTAAAATAAACGCTTACGAGATTATAGTTGAAACGGCAGAGCGTTTATATAAAAAGGTTCCAGAAAACCGTAAAGCTGCTTTTTATCAATTGGTTTATTACCCAGTAATTGGTGCTTCAAAACTGAGTGAGAAGTGGTTGTATTTCTATAAAAATAAGTTTGTATCTCAACAAGGAAAATTGAGTGCAAATTTTTATAGTGAACAATCGGAAAATGCATATAATCGTATTTTAAAAGAAACAGATTATTATAATAAAACGCTAGCAGAAGGCAAATGGAATCATATCATGACGATGCAACCTAGATTTTTACCAGTGTTTTCTAAACCAGCTTATGCCGTTGTAGGTTCAAAAGAAAAACCAACATTAGGGATCGCGTTAGAAGGTTATGAAATGGAAGTAAATCATGACATTGTAAACAGTTTTGCTGATGTTTTACCAGTTTTTAATAGCTATACAGACAACCATTACTTTATGGATATATTTTTAAAAGGAGAAGGGAAAGTAGAATGGAAAGCAATACCGAAAAGTGATTGGATTAAAATTTCAGAAACCGAAGGTATACTAACTAATGTTAACAGTAAACAAGAAAAACGCTTATGGGTAAGTATAGATTGGGATAAAGTGCCAACAGGAGAAAACAAAAAAGAAGCGCCTTTAGGGCATGATTTTCAATTAATTCCGCCAAGTTATAAAGTGAATAGTGCGATTGATTTTGTTAGTGCAGATAGCACAGTAACAATTGGTGTGTCAGTTTTTAATCCGAAATTAAAAGTATTAGAAGGTTATAAAGGCTTTATAGAAGACAAAGGTTTTGTATCCATACATGCTGAAAATCCGACACGAAATATTACTGGAAAGGAAGCGAAATGGGAAATATATGATGGCATGGGGTATACTGGCAAAGTCATTGCAGCATTGCCAAGAAGTACAAGTTCGATAACTGATTTAAATTTGATACAAAAAAATAGTCCTTCATTAGAGTATGATTTTTATACCTTTAATTTCGGAGAAGTTGATCTGAACTTACAAGCAGTCCCAACACATGCCATTCATGAAGGACGCGGTGTTCGTTGCGCAGTATCTATTGATGATGCAGAACCTGTACTAGTCGATTTCCAAACGTTTGGAAGAAGTGACACATGGAAACAAAATGTACTTAAAAATGCGAGTGTACAATCTGTAAAACAAATTGTAAATAAGGCTGGAAAGCATACTTTAAAAGTTTGGATGGTAGATTCTGGTGTTATGTTAGATCAAATTTTAATTGATTTAGGAGGATGGAAAAAATCATATGCTTTTCCTTCTGAAACAAAAAAGAGGAACTAA
- a CDS encoding Ca2+-dependent phosphoinositide-specific phospholipase C — translation MTAIFIIKSNDYTRFEKAKASSAQVISTDYYIPTKLYKYSFKVSFKGNNYEKIKK, via the coding sequence ATGACAGCGATTTTTATAATAAAATCGAATGATTATACCCGATTTGAAAAAGCAAAGGCTTCTAGTGCTCAGGTGATTTCAACAGATTATTACATACCAACGAAACTCTATAAATATTCTTTTAAAGTCAGTTTTAAAGGAAATAATTACGAAAAAATTAAAAAATAA
- a CDS encoding alpha-N-acetylglucosaminidase, whose product MKLSISLFCVFLLFVSCEEKQTTSTDSPESALIKRIAPNHASQFIIEIDKISEEEDWFEIESKNDKIILRGNNGVSIASAFYYYLKEYTNSQITWNGTNLNLPKKLPALKTLVHKKTPYEYRYYLNYCTFNYTMSWWDWERWEKEIDWMALHGINMPLAITGEEYIWDEVYKSYGFTDANLSTFFSGPAYFSWFWMGNLDGWGGPLSQHWKDTHRDLQIKILKRERALGMKPVLPAFTGHVPASFKTFFPEANLKQTNWGNDFSDTYILDANDPLFAEIGKKFLETQERIYGTDHLYSADTFNENTPPSNDPEYLSNLSSKVYEGMKSADPDAVWVMQGWLFYSHRDFWQAPQIKGLLAPVPDDKMIILDLASEIEPVWKRTEAFYGKQWIWNMLHSFGGNISMFGRIETVASEPAKALNDAHAGKLKGIGLTMESIEQNPVLYELMTDNTWRDTPIDLSTWLERYTLNRYGQSNTDILKAWDVMVKTVYNGQVIRDGAESIIVARPTFEGYRRWARTKLNYAPEDLLPAWNLFVKTIPLNKDSDGFEYDLVDLTRQVLANYALPLQQQITTAYKANNKADFDKYSNEFIALIDDMDMLLGTRKDFLLGPWIADARSWGQTEQEKALYEQNARDLITLWGDANNRLHEYSNRQWSGLFSDFYKPRWEQFFATVKKDWKHFDQNAFDETIKQWEWNWVTDRKDFPIDAQGNARVVVKELYDKYRSRIVTLTAKMQPIQYNY is encoded by the coding sequence ATGAAGTTAAGTATTAGCCTATTTTGTGTTTTTTTACTGTTTGTTTCTTGTGAAGAAAAGCAAACAACAAGTACCGACTCGCCAGAAAGCGCGCTAATAAAACGTATTGCGCCAAACCATGCTTCGCAGTTTATTATAGAAATTGATAAAATATCCGAAGAAGAAGATTGGTTTGAAATTGAATCCAAAAACGATAAAATTATTTTACGTGGTAATAACGGCGTTTCTATTGCTTCTGCTTTTTATTATTATTTAAAGGAATATACAAACAGCCAAATTACTTGGAATGGTACAAACCTTAATTTACCAAAAAAACTACCTGCTTTAAAAACACTAGTTCATAAAAAAACACCTTACGAGTACCGCTATTATTTAAACTACTGTACGTTTAATTACACTATGAGTTGGTGGGATTGGGAACGTTGGGAAAAAGAAATCGATTGGATGGCTTTACACGGTATTAATATGCCATTAGCCATTACAGGCGAAGAGTATATTTGGGACGAAGTGTATAAATCTTATGGTTTTACAGATGCTAATTTAAGCACTTTTTTTAGCGGACCAGCTTATTTTTCGTGGTTTTGGATGGGGAATTTAGATGGTTGGGGTGGTCCTTTATCGCAACATTGGAAAGACACGCACCGCGATTTACAAATAAAGATTTTAAAACGTGAAAGAGCATTAGGCATGAAACCTGTTTTACCAGCGTTTACAGGGCATGTTCCTGCGTCTTTTAAAACCTTTTTTCCTGAAGCTAATTTAAAACAAACCAATTGGGGGAACGATTTTTCCGATACGTATATCCTAGATGCTAACGATCCGTTATTTGCTGAAATCGGAAAGAAATTCTTAGAAACCCAAGAGCGTATTTACGGCACAGATCATTTGTATTCTGCCGACACGTTTAATGAAAATACACCGCCATCTAACGACCCCGAATATTTATCTAATTTAAGTAGTAAGGTTTACGAAGGCATGAAATCTGCCGATCCCGATGCCGTTTGGGTGATGCAAGGGTGGTTGTTTTACAGTCATAGAGATTTTTGGCAAGCACCACAAATTAAGGGGTTATTGGCTCCTGTTCCAGATGATAAAATGATTATTCTCGATTTAGCCTCAGAAATAGAACCAGTTTGGAAACGTACCGAAGCCTTTTATGGAAAACAATGGATTTGGAATATGTTACACAGTTTTGGCGGAAATATTAGCATGTTTGGTCGCATAGAAACCGTTGCCAGCGAACCTGCCAAAGCCTTAAATGATGCCCATGCAGGTAAGTTAAAAGGAATTGGATTAACCATGGAATCTATTGAGCAAAATCCTGTTTTATATGAATTAATGACCGATAACACCTGGCGAGATACACCAATAGATTTAAGTACTTGGTTAGAGCGCTATACTTTAAATCGTTATGGGCAATCAAATACAGATATTTTGAAAGCTTGGGATGTTATGGTGAAAACCGTTTATAACGGACAAGTAATTCGCGATGGTGCCGAATCTATTATTGTGGCAAGACCAACATTTGAAGGCTATAGACGATGGGCAAGAACCAAGCTAAATTATGCGCCTGAAGATTTATTACCGGCTTGGAATTTATTTGTAAAAACAATACCGTTAAATAAAGATTCAGATGGTTTTGAATACGATTTAGTCGATTTAACCCGACAAGTTCTAGCAAACTACGCTTTACCATTGCAACAACAAATAACCACAGCTTATAAGGCCAATAATAAAGCCGATTTTGATAAATATAGTAACGAGTTTATCGCCTTAATTGATGATATGGATATGCTTTTGGGCACACGAAAAGATTTCTTGCTTGGTCCATGGATTGCAGATGCTAGAAGTTGGGGGCAAACCGAACAAGAAAAGGCACTTTACGAACAAAATGCAAGAGATTTAATTACGCTTTGGGGAGATGCCAATAATAGATTACATGAGTACAGCAACCGACAATGGAGTGGATTATTTTCCGATTTTTACAAACCCAGATGGGAACAGTTTTTTGCAACCGTTAAAAAAGATTGGAAGCATTTTGATCAAAACGCATTCGATGAGACTATAAAACAGTGGGAATGGAATTGGGTAACCGATCGAAAAGATTTTCCAATTGATGCCCAAGGTAATGCTCGAGTTGTTGTTAAGGAATTATATGATAAATACCGAAGTCGTATTGTAACTCTAACCGCTAAAATGCAGCCTATTCAATACAATTATTAA
- a CDS encoding glycoside hydrolase family 2 TIM barrel-domain containing protein yields MNKSFLKSILFLLYPVLLFGQNNIWEDPNVNQINRLPAKATFYSYENASLAKADRREDSKYFKSLNGDWKFNWVATPNEASNTFQNTDFDVSQWATIDVPSNWEMRGFGKAIYTNTTNPFFNNPPFINHSDNPVGHYVKSFNVDEIWKTRDVILHFGGVSSAFYVWVNGEFVGYSEDTRLPSEFDITKHLKTGTNKIAVKVYRWCDGSYLEDQDTWRMSGIEREVFLQAVPKVRLSDFTVRTDFDENYQDALLQIRPQFTVNIEDKFIEKVGHFSNTPLQTVVDNWSLTTQLIDAEGNEVTPEKTQPLKTFLGEKYPARDNVYFGIIETVVRNPKPWSADAPYLYTLLLTIKDNSGKAIEYTSTKVGFREVEIDEKGRFLVNGNPVKLIGVNRHDHSMINGKMVTKADMEKDVQLIKKFNFNAVRTSHYPNNPYFYELCDTYGLYVMDEANLESHALGGKLSNNASWANAFLERGIRMVERDKNHPSIVIWSLGNESGTGPNHAAMSGWIKDLDPTRYVHYEGAQGDPTDPRYKSSFWPSHVGNPTDPKWVDMLSRMYPQPNELESLINNTSFDKRPVLMCEYAHAMGNSLGNYKTYWDIVHKYDRAMGGFIWDFIDQGILQTGENGKEFFAYGGDFGDVPNDGSFCLNGIVAADRTPKPEIYEAKIVNQPVVISEVNAIKGEFEILNRHHASSLSKYNLVWELLENGKSIQSGKLETLNTKPYQKESFTVKFKKVSAKAGSHYAINIKGLLKGDTLWENAGYVVFQEQFALNLSSEENISSIQSQEALEVSETSKTISVKNELVELIVYKTTGYISSYNSKGIKLIETPLKLNFWRAQTENEAAYRRSMKKTNEVDWKTAGNQFKVQNVMVDASNKTQISITVKGKISNPKTAVTLIYTILGNGYVKVAHTIIIDKNVPDVPKIGMQFDIANQYKAVEYFGKGPQANYQDRNSGAFLGLYKGDANTMSYGYAVPEEYGNHMDTRWFSLLNTLGQGVLVKGEKPINFSVLPYSTENIDAATHTHELEERTVLTVNVDLIQQGVGGDNTWSFKAEPHQEFKIKGGDYSYAFYLVPVTNNLNEIAPETIKF; encoded by the coding sequence ATGAATAAATCGTTTTTAAAAAGCATATTATTTTTATTGTATCCTGTTTTATTGTTCGGGCAAAACAATATTTGGGAAGATCCAAACGTCAATCAAATTAATAGGTTACCTGCAAAGGCAACATTTTATTCATACGAAAATGCCAGTTTAGCAAAGGCAGATCGTAGAGAAGATTCTAAATATTTTAAATCCCTAAATGGCGATTGGAAATTTAATTGGGTAGCAACACCAAACGAAGCGTCTAATACGTTTCAAAATACCGATTTCGATGTCTCACAATGGGCCACTATAGATGTGCCTTCAAACTGGGAAATGCGAGGTTTTGGAAAAGCCATCTACACCAATACAACCAATCCATTTTTTAACAATCCGCCATTTATAAACCATAGCGACAACCCTGTTGGGCATTATGTTAAAAGTTTTAATGTGGATGAAATATGGAAAACACGCGACGTTATTCTTCATTTTGGTGGCGTTTCTTCTGCATTCTATGTTTGGGTAAATGGTGAGTTTGTTGGTTATAGTGAGGACACGAGATTGCCATCAGAATTCGATATTACAAAACACCTAAAAACAGGAACAAATAAAATAGCTGTAAAGGTTTACCGCTGGTGCGATGGTAGTTATTTAGAAGATCAAGATACCTGGCGAATGAGCGGTATTGAACGTGAAGTATTCTTGCAAGCGGTTCCTAAAGTGCGCCTTTCAGATTTTACAGTTAGAACAGATTTTGATGAAAACTACCAAGATGCCTTATTGCAAATTAGACCACAATTCACTGTAAATATTGAAGATAAATTTATTGAAAAAGTAGGTCATTTCAGTAATACACCTTTACAAACCGTTGTAGATAATTGGTCCTTAACCACACAATTAATAGATGCCGAAGGAAACGAGGTTACTCCAGAAAAAACGCAACCTTTAAAGACTTTTTTAGGTGAAAAATACCCAGCTAGAGATAATGTGTATTTCGGAATTATTGAAACCGTAGTTAGAAATCCAAAACCATGGTCGGCAGACGCACCTTACTTATACACCTTGCTTTTAACGATTAAAGATAATAGCGGTAAAGCTATTGAGTACACCAGTACCAAAGTTGGTTTTAGAGAAGTTGAAATCGATGAAAAAGGGCGCTTTTTGGTAAACGGAAATCCGGTAAAGCTAATTGGTGTAAACCGTCACGACCATAGCATGATAAATGGTAAAATGGTTACTAAAGCCGATATGGAAAAAGATGTGCAGCTTATTAAAAAATTTAACTTTAATGCTGTTCGTACGTCGCATTATCCAAACAATCCTTATTTCTACGAGTTATGCGATACATACGGACTTTACGTTATGGACGAAGCCAACTTAGAAAGTCATGCCTTAGGAGGCAAATTATCTAATAACGCGTCTTGGGCAAATGCCTTTTTAGAACGCGGAATTCGTATGGTAGAGCGCGATAAAAATCACCCAAGTATTGTTATTTGGTCTTTAGGAAATGAATCTGGTACAGGACCTAATCATGCAGCAATGTCTGGGTGGATTAAAGATTTAGATCCAACACGTTATGTACATTACGAAGGCGCACAAGGCGACCCAACTGACCCGAGATATAAAAGTAGTTTTTGGCCATCGCATGTTGGTAATCCAACCGATCCAAAATGGGTAGATATGTTAAGTAGAATGTATCCTCAACCAAACGAATTAGAAAGTTTAATTAATAATACGAGTTTCGATAAACGTCCGGTGTTAATGTGTGAGTACGCTCATGCCATGGGGAATTCTCTAGGAAATTACAAAACCTACTGGGATATTGTACATAAATATGATAGAGCCATGGGAGGTTTTATTTGGGATTTTATAGATCAAGGTATTTTGCAAACAGGAGAAAATGGAAAAGAATTTTTTGCCTATGGTGGCGATTTTGGAGATGTGCCAAACGATGGTAGTTTCTGTTTAAATGGTATTGTGGCTGCCGATAGAACACCAAAACCAGAAATTTACGAAGCTAAAATAGTAAACCAACCTGTTGTTATTTCAGAGGTGAATGCAATAAAAGGCGAATTCGAAATTTTAAACCGTCATCATGCTTCTAGTTTATCTAAATATAATTTGGTTTGGGAGCTTTTAGAAAATGGAAAAAGCATCCAGTCAGGAAAATTAGAAACTTTAAATACAAAACCTTATCAAAAAGAATCGTTTACGGTCAAATTCAAAAAAGTTTCAGCGAAAGCTGGTAGTCATTATGCCATCAATATAAAAGGCTTGTTAAAAGGAGATACCTTGTGGGAAAATGCAGGATATGTTGTTTTTCAAGAGCAGTTTGCTTTAAACTTATCTTCAGAAGAAAACATAAGTTCTATACAAAGTCAAGAGGCATTAGAAGTTTCAGAAACATCTAAAACCATCAGCGTAAAAAATGAATTAGTAGAATTGATTGTCTATAAAACAACGGGTTACATTTCATCTTACAATTCAAAAGGCATCAAACTTATTGAAACACCTTTAAAATTAAACTTTTGGCGTGCTCAAACCGAAAACGAAGCAGCGTACAGACGATCTATGAAAAAAACCAACGAAGTAGATTGGAAAACTGCTGGAAATCAATTTAAAGTGCAAAACGTAATGGTTGATGCTTCTAATAAAACACAAATTAGTATTACTGTAAAAGGAAAAATTTCAAATCCAAAAACAGCAGTTACTTTAATTTATACCATTTTAGGTAATGGCTATGTGAAAGTTGCACATACTATTATCATTGATAAAAACGTGCCAGATGTTCCTAAAATAGGAATGCAATTTGATATCGCCAACCAATACAAAGCAGTAGAATATTTTGGGAAAGGCCCACAAGCTAATTATCAAGATAGAAATTCGGGTGCTTTTTTAGGGTTGTATAAAGGCGATGCGAATACGATGAGTTATGGTTATGCTGTTCCAGAGGAATACGGTAACCACATGGATACACGTTGGTTTAGTTTGTTAAATACATTGGGTCAAGGTGTGTTAGTAAAAGGCGAAAAACCAATTAATTTTAGTGTTTTACCATACAGCACCGAAAATATAGACGCCGCAACACATACACACGAGTTGGAAGAAAGAACGGTTTTAACTGTTAATGTAGATTTAATTCAGCAAGGTGTTGGTGGTGATAATACATGGTCTTTTAAAGCAGAACCACACCAAGAATTTAAGATAAAAGGCGGCGATTATAGTTATGCGTTTTATTTAGTTCCTGTAACTAATAACTTAAATGAAATAGCTCCAGAAACCATTAAATTTTAA